The genomic stretch ATCGACGTCAACATCTCGAACCTCGCCGGCGTGCCGAGCGTGGTGTACGGCCTCCTGGGGCTGGGGGTGTTCGTCACCTACCTCGGCCAGCCGACGGGGACCGTCGCCATCGGCGGCGCGACACTCGGACTGCTCATCCTGCCCATCGTCATCATCTCCTCGCGAGAGGCTATCCGGAGCGTCCCGAACGACCAGCGACAGGCCTCCTACGGGATGGGCGCGACGAAGTGGCAGACCGTCCGGCGCGTCGTGCTCCCGCGAGCGTTCCCCGGCATCCTGACGGGGACCATCCTCGCGCTCGGGCGCGCCATCGGCGAGACCGCGCCGCTCATCATGATCGGCGCACCCAGCGTCATCTTCTCGCTTCCGACGGAGTTCTCCGCGAAGGCGAGCGCGATGCCCCTGCAGGTGTTCGCGTGGGCGAGCCTCTTCGCCAGCGACGACTTCTACACCAAGGCGGTGCCGGCAGGCGTCGTCGTACTCGTGAGCGTGCTGCTCGCGATGAACTCCATCGCGATCGTGCTCCGAAACAAGTACCAGACCGACGGATAATCGACAACCATGAGCGACAAAGAGACACAGACGATGGCCGAATCGACAGCCGGTGAATCGGCGGACCCGACCGAAGAGGACATGCTCGTCCAGACGGACGTGAGCGAGAGCGTCGAACAGGCTCGACGCCCCCCGGCGAAGACCGTCATCCGCGCCGAGGGCATCGACGTCTACTACAACGACGTGCAGGCGCTCGACGGCATCTCGATGGAGATCCCCGAGAACCGCGTCACCGCGATGATCGGGCCGTCGGGGTGTGGGAAGTCGACGTTCCTCCGGTGTGTCAACCGGATGAACGACCTCGTCGACGCCGCGAGAGTGGAAGGAAACCTCTACCTGCGCGGGAAGAACGTCTACGACGACGACGTCGACCCCGTCGCCCTTCGGCGACGCGTCGGGATGGTCTTCCAGAAGCCGAACCCCTTCCCGAAGAGCATCTACGACAACGTCGCGTACGGCCTCGAGATTCAGAACAAGGAGGGCGACTACGACGCCATCGTCGAGGAGTCGCTCAAGCGGGCGGCGCTGTGGGACGAAGTCAAGGACAAACTCGACGAGTCCGGCCTCGACCTCTCGGGCGGCCAGCAACAGCGGCTCTGTATCGCCCGCGCGATCGCGCCGGACCCCGAGGTCATCCTGATGGACGAACCTGCGTCCGCGCTGGACCCCATCGCCACCTCGAAGATCGAAGACCTCATCGCGGACCTCGCCGAGGAGTACACGGTCGTCATCGTGACGCACAACATGCAGCAGGCCGCCCGCATCTCGGACAAGACCGCCGTCTTCCTCACCGGGGGCGAACTCGTCGAGTTCGACGACACCCAGAAGATCTTCGAGAACCCCGAAAGCCAGCGCGTCGAGGACTACATCACCGGCAAGTTCGGGTAGGGACTCGCGCGCTCGCTGTCGCTTCGCCACCCCCGCCCGACGTCTCCGAGTCGCCGTCGTACTGACACCGAACCAAACAGTAATCCACCCTTCCAGAGAAGTATCGACCATGCCTCGTGACGCGTACCAAGACGCTCTCGAGACGCTCCGTGCGGACGTCGTGGCGTTCGGCGAACGGGTGTCGGACCAACTCGACGACGCCCTCCGGGCCATCGAGACCGACGACGACGCCCTCGCCACGGCTGTCATCGAGGGAGACGACGCCATCAACGAGCGCTACCTGGAACTCGAAGGCGACTGTATCGACCTCATCGCCCTCCAGCAACCGGTCGCGAGCGACCTCCGATTCGTCACCGCCTCGTTCAAGATCATCACCGAACTCGAACGGGTCGGCGACCTCGCGACCAACCTCTCGGCGTACGTCCACTCGGTCGACTCGCCACACTTTCCCGACGTGAGCCTCCTCGACGTCGGCCGACTCGCTCGCGAGATGGTCGACGAGGCGCTCGACGCCTACGACGGCGCGGACCCCGACCGCGCGGCGGCCGTCGTCGAACGCGACGACGAACTCGACGGCCTCTGTGAACGGGTCGCCGAGACAGTCGTCCTCGAACTGGTCGAGACGACAGAGACCTTCGCGGACGACGAACTGGCCGACCTGCTCTCGGAGGTGAACCTCCTCTTGCTCACGCTTCGGGACATCGAACGCGTCGGCGACCACGCCGTCAACATCGCCGCCCGGTCGTTCTACATGGTGACGAACCGGACGACGCTGCTGTACTGACCGGCTCGTGCGGTCGGCCTCGGTATTTCGCTCTCGGACGATATACATAGGACTAAATAGCAATATTGTCCCGTGGGAAAGTGATTTATAACCGGACCCACTCGACTCGGGTATGGCTCGACAAGCGTATCAGTCCCGCCTCCAGGGACTCCGCGACGAGGTGCTCTACATGGGCGAACTCGTCGCCGAACAGCTCCGGACGGGGTTCGACGCCCTCGAAGGGAAGGACGACGAGTTGGCACAGGCGGTCATCGACGGCGACGAGGAGATCAACGGACTCTACCTCGAACTCGAGAAGGAGTGTATCGACCTCATCGCGCTCCAACAGCCCGTCGCCGGCGACCTCCGCTTCATCGCGTCGTCGTTCAAAATCATCACCGACCTCGAACGCATCGGCGACCTCGCGACCAACCTCGGCGGCTACGCCCTCCAGGCCGAGCGCGATGCCTACCCCGAGGTCGACATCCGACGCATCGGCGACGCGACGCTCGAGATGCTCGAGCGGGCGCTCGAAGCGTACGCCAACGAGGACGTCGACGGCTGTTACGACATCGCCGACCGCGACGACGAGGTCGACGCGATGTGTCAGGTGGCGAGTCAGACCGTCGTGCGCTCGCTCCTCGAAGCCGACTCGTTGGAACAGGACGTCGACGAGACGTTCCAGGACGTCTCTCGGCTCTTCCTCACGATTCGCGACCTCGAGCGTGTCGGCGACCACGCCGTCAACATCGCCGCCCGCACACTCTACATGGTCGAGCAGAACGACGAACTGCTGTACTGACTCGACCGATACGGTCGCTTCTGGCCGGTCGGTCGCGGTGACGGAAGCTATAACGGACGGGCTCGAGTAGTCACGCGCAATGAGTCACGAGGACCGCGAGCCTGCGCCGAACTCACTCGCCGGCCGCTCGCTGGACGATGCTGTCGACGCCGTCGTGAACCGAGACGAGTCACACGACCCCGACGAGGTCCGTCGGGTACTCTCGTCGGTCACCGAGGACGGGGTCGTCTCGACCGACGCGGCCGACGACGCGGTTGCTCACCTCTCGAAGGTCGTCTCGACGCCAGAGACGCGGACCGAACTGGCGGCCATCGCGCTCGCGGATGCGAAGGAGGCCGCCGAACCGGTCGCCCACCTCGACGTCGTGCAGGCGCGACTCGACCAGTACCAGACGCGACTCGACGAACTGGAGGCGTACGTCCCCGACCTCGGCGAGGAACTCCAGGCCGTCGCCGCCGACGATGGGGACCTCTACGAACGCGCCGTGCGAATCCAGCGGCTCACCACGGCCGCCAACCGCACACAGGGGGCCGCCGACGAACTCCAGGTCGACCTCGAGGAGTTCGAGCGCTGGCTCTCGAACCAGACGGTTCGGTACGACGAGTTCGCCGACGAACTCGACGCGCTCGAAGGGTCCATCGAAGAACTCACCGCCCGGGCCGAGGAGGTCGCATCGGTTCTGGAGACGGCCACCGAGACGCACGTGACGCTGAACGAAGACCCCATGGCGTCCTGGGTGGACGTCAGCCTCCGTCACCGGGCGCTCGGACTCCTCTTCGACGACCTCCGTGCGGAACTCGAGACGCTCCGCGAGTGGCCCAACACCGAGTCCACCGACGGTGCGACCGACTTACAGGCGCGGCTCGCCGACCTCAGAACGCGGTGGGAGACGACCGGCGACCGCCTCGCGGCGGTCGGCTCGGACGAAGCCAGATACACTGACTTCCTCGAGGCCTTCGAGAACGACCTCGACGCGTACGAACCGCCGATCGACTGGCGCGAGGTGCAGTCGACGCTCGACGACTACCGCGAGCGTGTCGACGGGCTCGCGTAACCGTCCCCTCGACGAACCCCACCCGACCCGACAGTCCCGACGTCACAGCCGGTCGTCGCGCATCGCCGCCTGCAGGGCGACGTCGCCGATGGCGTCCCCGTGGTCGAGCGTTCTGCGGAGGGCGTCGAGACACCGTGCGACCGCGACGACGTCCCTCGTGGTGCTCGCCGACATCTCGCTTCGGTCGGCGACCAGTGCGTCCTCGAACGCCTCCAGGGTCGCCCGCGCCTCCGTACCGGTGTCGAGTATCTCGTGGACCCTGTCGGTGTCGCGGCCCTCGAGGACCGCGTTCGAGGCGCCCTCGACGATTCCCCGCGCGGTGTTCGAGAGGACGTCGAGTTCGGCGGCGACCGTCTCGGGGAGCGGCTCCGTCAGCCGTCGACCCGCGCGGGCGATGGTGACGCCGTTTCGTGCGACTCGCCTGAGCCGCCGGGCGGTCTCGTAATACTCGAACAGTTCGGGACGACTCGTCTCGACCCGGTCGACTTCCGCCAGCGAGACGAGCGCGCGACTGAAGTGCCGGACCACCATCCCACAGAGTCGGTCGGTCTCGGTCTCGCGTTCGCACAGCCGGTCGTACGCTCCCGCGTCGGCGTCGACGAACGACCCCGTGGCCTGCTCGTGGACGGAGAGGGCGACGTACTGGAGTTGGACGACGGATTGTCGGACCGAGACGTCGGAGGCGTCGAGCAGGTTCCGGACGGTCAGTTCGCCCTCCTGTTCGTCGACCAGTTCGGTCCCGACGAACTGGCGGACGAGCGACCGGACCGCCCGACACGTCTCGGCGTCGAACGGCTCTCCGGCGGTGAGCGTCACCCGCTCGAAGCCGACGGCCTGCGCCGCGCTGAGGGCACGCGCGACCTGTTCTCTCCCGCCGTCGACCTCGACGGTGATGGTCGAGAGCCCGTCGCTGTCTTTCGCGCGGCTCCGGACGACGATCGAGCCGTCGAGGTGGCTGTAGAGGTTGACAGGGGTCCCCGCCTCGAGGCCGCGGGCGGTCGCCCACTCCTTCGGAATCGAGACCGTGTACGTCCCGCCGCCGACCTGCTGGAGCTTTCGCGTCTCCATCGTCACCCACCGAACGTCGGCCGGTGACGAGACGGGCCGTCGACGTCCGACGAGCGGCTCCCGGTTGCTGTCATCGGTCACCCGAACTTGCCGCTGATGTAGTCTTCGACGCGCTGACTCTCGGGGTCTTCGAAGATCTTGTCCGTATCGTCGAACTCGACGAGTTCGCCCCCGGTGAGGAACACCGCCGTCTGGTCGGAGATCCGCGCCGCCTGCTGCATGTTGTGCGTCACGATGACGACCGTGTAGTCCTCCGAGAGCTGGTGGATGAGGTCTTCGATTTTCGAGGTGGCGATGGGGTCCAGTGCGGACGCGGGCTCGTCCATCAGCAACACCTCGGGGTCGGTCGCCAGCGCCCGTGCGATACAGAGCCGCTGTTGCTGGCCACCCGAGAGACCGAGCGCGTTGTCGTCGAGGCGGTCTTTGACCTCGCTCCACAGCGCGGCGTCGGTGAGACAGCGTTCGACGAGTTCGGCTTCCGCCTCCTCGTCGCTCCGACCGAGTAGCCGCGCGAGAAAGCCTTTCTCGATGTCGCCGTGCTTGCGCGGTCCGTACGAGATGTTGTCACGGATGCTCTTCGGGAACGGGTTCGGCGACTGGAACACCATGCCGACGCGCTTTCGCAACTCGACGAGGTTCACGCCGTCCTGGTATATCTCCTCTCCCTCCAGTCGGACGGAACCGTCGATGCGTGCGGACTTGATGCGGTCGTTCATCCGGTTGAGACACCGGAGGAACGTCGACTTCCCACACCCCGAGGGACCGATGAGTGCGGTGACGCTGTTCTCGGGGATCTCCATCGAGACGCCTTTGAGCGCGTGGTCGTCGCCGTAGTAGACGTCGAGGTCCTCGGCGGTGAGTTTCGCCTCGCCGTCGAACTCGTAGTCGACCCACTCCGGCCTGGCCTGTTCTTCGGTTTCGCCTGCAACCGTCTGCAGGGGTTGGCCGCTCTCGCTGTCGGTGCCGCTCGCCTTCTGTGATTGTCGTGTTTCACTCATTGTTACTCGTGCTGAAGTTTGCTCCGGAAGTAGTACCGGGTCGCGATGCCGATGGCGTAGAACGAGAGGACGACGACGAGAAGGACGAGCGCCGTCGCCCACCGGAACCCCTCGGGGTCAGCGACGCTGTCGCCCAGCCCCACGCCCGCCGTGATGAGTGCGAAGAGCTGGTAGGGCAGCGCCGACGTCGCCTGCAGGAGTTCGGGGTTGGCCACGAACGGCGGTGCCGACGTGAACTCGAAGCCACCGATCACGTCGACTGTCTGCGCGCCAGGGACGAACGTCCCGCCCGCCATCGTCAGCAGAATCGGTGCCGTCTCGCCGGCGATGCGACCGACGCCGAGGATGACGCCGGTGACCACACCCGGCAGTGCCGCCGGCAGGACCACGCTCTTGATCGTCTGCCACCGACTGACGCCGAGTGCCACGCTCGCATCACGGTACTCGTCGGGCACCGCGATCATCGCCTCACGAGACGTGATGACCACCAGCGGGAGGAGCATGAATCCGAGCGTGAGCATCCCCGCGAGCAGCGACTTCTGATTCCCGAACCGCGGAATGAGGAACGCGAAGCCGAACAGCCCGAAGACGATGCTGGGGGTGGACCACAGTCCGTTGGTCGCGACCTCGACGGCCTGGGTGAACCGTCCGCGTTCGGCGTACTCGGTGAGGAAGATCGCGGCGCCAACACCGAGCGGGACGGCGAACAGCACCGCGCCGATGACCAGCCAGAAGGTCCCGACGATGGCGGGGAGAACGCCCTGGAAGTCGTTCAACAGCGCCACACCGTTCATCACGAACGGGAGGGACAGCGGCAGCGTGAACGTGACGCCGAGGAGTGTCGTCTCCGGGCCAGCGCCGGCACCGAACTCGGCACCGGTCAAGAGCCCGGGAACTCCCTGGACCACGACGAACGCCACGAGGATGAACAGGAACGCGACGATCGAGATGGCGTTCAGGTAGATGAGCGTGTACGCGCCCATACGACGGCCACGTGCTCCGAACCCGCCGTACGCCTTCGCGGCCGCCCAGCCAGCGAACAGGGTGGCGAACAGCGTCGCGACCGGGATGACGAACTCGGCGGTGAGCGACGCAGACTGCTCCCAGCCGAGGTCCCACACCCACTGTGGGCCGACGGTGCCGGTCACGAACACGAGCCCGGTCAGGAGACAGAGCAGTCCGATCGGCACCGTCGAACCCACGTCTTCCCGGGTGACGACCGTGACCCCGAACGCTGCGGCACCAACGACGACGCCACCGACTAAGCCACCGACGGTTCCCAGTCCGAGGGTCTGGGAGGCGAAGCCGCCGGCGACGGTGAACCACGCGATGCCGGCGACGACGGCCACGATGAGTCCAGCGCTCGAACTGGGTTGTGTTTCAACGAACTCCAGCCGTGAGCCGATGCCGAACGTGATGACCGCCCCGCCGAGCAGGGCGAGGAGCCCGCCGAGGAGCGTCACGGCCGGGACGCCGACGATCCGGTCGGTGATAGTGACCCGCTCGAACAGCGCCGCCAGCGAGAGCGCGAACAGGATCGCCGAGAGACCGACGGCCGCTGCGGCGACGGCGTCCGCCCCGGTGGTTTCGCGCTCGACCAGTTCGTTTCGCGTCGCGCCCGCCATCAGACCTCACCTCCGAGCTTGCGCCGCATCCGCCACTCGATGTACTGCGCACCGATCGAGATGAAAAGCACCGTGACGAAGAGGATGACACCCGCGACGAACAGCGCGTCCATCTGCAGGCCGTCCGCCTCGCCGTAGTTGCGGGCGATGAGCGAGGTGAGTGTCTCCTGTCCGTAGAAGACGTTCACGAGCGGTTCGGTGAGTCTGGGAACGCCGCGGAGCATCACGGTCGCGGCCATCGTCTCCCCGATGGCCCGACCCACGCCGAGCAGGACTGCCGCCGAGACGCCCGAGAAGGCCGCAGGGATGGTGATCGAGGTCATGGTCTGCCAGTCGGTCGTCCCGACCGCGAGCGAGCCGCTCTTCATCGATTCTGGCACTGAAGAGAGGGCGTCCTCGGCGACCGAGACGACCGTGGGGAGGGCCATCAGTCCGACGACGATCCCCACGAACAGATACGTCCCCTGGCCGGTGAGATCGAACTGCTGGGAGGCCCACGGGCTGAGGACGGTAAAGCCGATGAAGCCGTAGACGATCGAGGGGATACCGGCGAGAATCTCGACGCCCGGCTTGACGAGTTCTCTCACTACCGGCGGGGCGATCTCCGAGAGGAACAGCGCCGCCGAGACGCCGAGCGGGGCGGCGACAGCCGTCGCGATGACTGTCACCAGCACCGTCCCGTGGATCATCGGAGCCATCGAGTACCTGATGGGGTCGGAGACGGCGTCCCACCGCGTCTCGATGAACAGCCGAAGTCCCGGGACGCTCACGCCGAACACGGTGGCGCTCTCGTACTGAACCACGGGAATCGCCTCGAGGAAGATGAACACGATGATCAGACCCAGTATCAAGAGCGTCGAGATCGTCGTGGTCAGGGTCAGTATCAGCGCGGTCTCCTCTTGATATCTGAACCAGCCGTACACCGACGAGCCGACGAACACGGCGAACGGTGCCACCGTGAGCGACGAGACGAGGAGGAACCCGACGAACGCCGCGAGCAGTGACAGCGCGATTACCGTGATGGTGACGAGCGCCCCTGTCGACGTGTCGTCGACGAAGTCTTCGACTCGAGTGAGTTGGCGCCGCACTTTCGTCTGTAAGCCGGTCCGTTCTCCATCCGTGACTGAGGTCATATTGTGTGTTGTGGACGTGTTGTGTGAGGTGTGGTAGAAAAAAGCGAAACGCGTCGATGCGCCGTCCGAACCGACTACTCGGTTTCGCTTACTGCTTCAGCTCCTCGAGCTGGCTCTTGAACTCCTCGAGGTCGCTCGTCGGGAGCGGGATGTAGTTGTTCTGCTCGACGAAGACGGACTGTCCGAACTGCGTCAGGAACATGTTGATGAACGCCGCCTCGCGCAGGTCGCGGCCGCCGCCACCGGGGTTGTCCTCCTCGATGAGCGTGTACATGTGGAGGTCGCGGTTGAGCGGGTAGCTGGAGTCGAAGATGGTGTTCTCCGCGTCTCGGTCCGGCTCGTACACCGTGCCCTCGAAGTCGATCGCGATGGGCTGGACCGACTCGCTCGTGAACGCAAGCGCCATGTACGCGATGGCACCCTCGTTCTGCTGGACGAGCTGGGCGACCTGCTGGTTCTGGCCCTGACGGGTGTCGACGTCCATCGGCGCGTCGGCGTCGCCGAGCATGTTGAGGCGGAACGACGTGTCCGTCCCGGAGCCCTCGGCACGACCGATCACGAAGATCTCTTGGTCGTAGTCGATGCCCTCGAGCTCGCTCCAGTTCGAGACCTCGCCCTGGAAGATTGCGCGGATCTGCTCGCCCGTGAGCTGGTCGACGCCGGCGTCGGCGACGTCGGAACTGACGACGACCGGCTGGCCGTCGCGGCCGACGACGTTGTCGACGACCGTGCTGTTGGCCTCTTCGTCCGACCAGTCGAGCTCGGCCGTGATGGGGCCGGAGGAGTTACCGATGTCGACGAGACCCTCGACGACGGCCTCACAGCCCGTCCCCGAGTGGCTCAGGCCGACCGTCGTCGGGAACGGCGGCGACGAGCGCTGCTCGGTCGGCTCGAAGCCGAACTGGCTCGCGAAGTAGTCGGCGATGAGCATGTCGGTCTCGATTTCGCTCCAGCCGGGGACCGTGCTCTCCGAGTTGGAGCCCCAGTACTCGCCGTCCGACGGCGGCGCGTTGGAGTTCCAGTACGAACTCCCCTTGTTCGAGATGGGGTAGACCGTCGAGGACCCCTCGGCGGTGAGGAGCGAGCTCGAGGAGCCCGAACTCGAACTCGACTCCGTCGAACCTTCCATCGACTCGCCGCTGCTCTCGGTCGATTCGCTCTCGCCGCCGCTGCTCGCTTCGGTTCCCCCGCCCCCGTCGCCCGACTGCCCGCTGCATCCCGCGAGACCGGCTGCGCCGACCGCGCCAGTCGTTGCGATGAAGTTCCGCCGCGATACCAGGTCGCTCAGACGATTACCCTCGTCCGTCATCACCTGAGTGAAGCCGAGATTTGATTAAAGCGGTTTATAATACCCGTATCGAGTCCTCACCGGCGTTCGGGAGCAGAAAGTTCGAACAGAGACGACCCCATCGATATATCACGAACATACGACTCACTCTCACTCATACGTCTCGATACTCTATATACACGCTCTCGTCACACGCCGTCACGACTGGCGCGGTGTGTCGGAGCGCCGCAGGCAGAAGCCGAACGACGGGCGCGCACACGACAGACGCGGACGAGTCGAGTCGCGTGGTGGGCCGTTACTGGAAGCCGATCCGGCCGTCACGCCGCTCGGTGAACGACTCGCGGCCGCCACCTTTGAACTGGTCCTGCATCCGCTCGTAGTAGTCCATCAGGTCGTCGGTGATGGTCGGCCGCACCGACTCCAGCGCCTTCCGGAAGTGACGCATCTCGATCTCGTCGGCGTCGGTGTCCTCGCGGAGTGCTTCGATGGCCGCTTCGCGCGCGATGGACTCGAGGTCGGAGCCGACGTACCCTTCCGTGATCTCGCTGATCTCACGCAGGCTGACGTCCGGCGCGAGCGGGCTGTTGCCCGTGTGAATCTTGAGGATCTCTTCTCGACCCTCCTCGCTCGGTTCGCCGACGAGGACGAGCCGGTCGAACCGGCCCGACCGGATGAGCGCCGGGTCGATCATATCTGGTCTGTTCGTCGCACCGATGACCATCACGTCGCCCATGTCTTCGAGGCCGTCGAGTTCGGTCAGCAGCTGGTTGACGACGCGCTCGGAGACGTTGTTCCCCATCTCCTGTCCGCGCGAGGGGGCGAGCGAGTCGAGTTCGTCGAAGAAGATGACCGTCGGCGCGACCTGCCGGGCCTTCCGGAACGTCTGCCTGATGGCCTTCTCCGACTCGCCGACCCACTTCGAGAGGAGCTGCGGTCCCCTGACGGAGATGAAGTTGGCGTTCGTCTCGTTGGCGACGGCCTTCGCGATGAGCGTCTTCCCCGTCCCGGGGGGGCCGTAGAGGAGCACGCCCTTCGGCGGTTCGATGCCCATCCGCTCGAACCGTTCGCGTTCGCGCAACGGCCACTCGATGCTCTCTTCGACCTGCTGTTTCGCCGCCTCTAGCCCGCCGACGTCGTCCCACGATATCTTGGGCAGTTCGACGAGGACCTCCCGCATCGCCGAGGGCTCCACCTCACCGAGCGCGCCGTTGAAGTCCGCGCGCTTGACGATCATCCGGTCGATGAGCGAGGGCGGGATGTCCTCCTCGTCGAGGTCGATCTCGGGGAGGTAGCGGCGAAGCGCCTTCATCGCCGCCTCCTTGGTGAGCGACTCGATGTCGGCGCCGACGAAGCCGTGGGTCTCGTCTGCGAGGTTGTCGAGGCTCACGTCGTCCGACAGCGGCATCCCGCGGGTGTGGATCTGCAGTATCTCCTTGCGCCCCTCCTCGTCGGGGACACCGATCTCGATCTCGCGGTCGAACCGACCGGGGCGACGGAGCGCGGGGTCGACGGAGTCGACGCGGTTCGTGGCCGCGATGACGATGACCTGGCCTCTCGTCTCCAACCCGTCCATCATCGTCAGCAGCTGGGCGACGACGCGGCGTTCGACCTCGCCCGTGACGTCCTCGCGTTTGGGGGCGATGGAGTCGAGTTCGTCGATGAAGATGATGGAGGGCGCTTCCTCGTTGGCGTCCTCGAAGATCTCTCGCAGCTGTTGTTCGGACTCCCCGTAGTACTTCGAGATGATCTCGGGGCCGGCGATGGAGAAGAAACTCGCGGAGGTCTCGTTGGCGACGGCCTTCGCCAGCAAGGTCTTCCCAGTCCCGGGCGGGCCGTGCAGGAGCACGCCCTGCGGCGGTTCGATGCCCAGCTTCTTGAATATCTGGGGGTGTTTCATCGGGAGTTCGACCATCTCCCGCACGCGCTGAATCTCGCCCTGGAGGCCGCCGATGTCCTCGTACGTGATGCCGCCGCCGGTCTTCTCGAAGCCCGAGATGGGCTCCTCGCGGAGTTCGACGTCGGTGTCCTCGGTGACGAGACAGACCCCGTCGGGTTCGGTCTCGACGGCGATGAGCGGAATCGCCTGCCCCGGCGACCGCATGAACGGGTGGTTCGTCGAACTCATCACCGGGACGATGTCGCGTTCGACGACGGGCCGTTTCAGTATCTGTCGCTTCACCATGCCCGCGGCGTCGGAGCCGAACTGGACCGACGCCTCTTCGGGCGGGGCGAGGACGAGTTTGTCCGCCTTTTTCGCTTCGGCCTTCCGGATGGTCACGCGCTCGCCGATACCGACGTCGGCGTTTTGCCGTGTGAAACCGTCGATTCTGACGGTATCGGTGTTCCAGTCCTGCCGGTCCGCGCGCCACACCTTCGCCGCCGTCGTCTCACCACCTTCGATCTCGATGATGTCACCAGGGGAGAGCTTGAGATGGAGCAACGTGTCCGGGTCAAGACGGGCGATACCACGACCCGAGTCGTTCGGGTACGCTTTCGCCACTTCGAGTTGCACTTCGTTCATGATTGATCCGCGAGGATTCCTCCGTAGATGTCCGTTTTTCGGCGACGCCGCTTCATAAGTGCTTTGTTAGGGGGGGTACCGGCCGTCTTCGCGGCCGTTCGCGTGTGTGTCACCGTATATCACGGTATGTGTGGACGGTATTAATCCCTACCGACAGGGGCACCGACTGCACGTATCGAGACCGCGTCGTGTCGGGCGCGACGCGATGCCCGACAGTATTTGAGCCTCGGTCGTCTCCACTCGCCTATGCGAACGCTCGCCTTCGACGGTCGGACCGGGGCCAGCGGTGACATGATACTCGCCGCACTCGTCGCGACCGGTGCCGACCCGGCCGTCTTGTCGCCCGTCGAGGACAGCCTCGACGTCGAGTATCAAATCGGGGAGACGACGCGCAACGGCATCGCGGCGACCACCGTCGACGTCGTCGTCTCGGGGGCGTCGACGGACGAGGTCCGTGGGGCGAACAGGGGTCACGACCACGACCACGACCACGGCCACGACCACACGCACGACCACGACCACGGCCACAGCCACACGCACGACACGGACACTGCCGAGGGTGCCGGCCCCGTCCGAACTCACGCCGCGGTCCTCGACATCGTCGCCGGCATGGACCTCGACGACGAGGTCGCTCGGCGCGCCCGCGCAGTCGTCGACCGACTCGCGGAGGCCGAGGCGACGGTTCACGGGACGTCCGTCGACGACATCCACTTCCACGAGGTCGGGGCCGA from Salinigranum halophilum encodes the following:
- a CDS encoding coiled-coil domain-containing protein, producing the protein MSHEDREPAPNSLAGRSLDDAVDAVVNRDESHDPDEVRRVLSSVTEDGVVSTDAADDAVAHLSKVVSTPETRTELAAIALADAKEAAEPVAHLDVVQARLDQYQTRLDELEAYVPDLGEELQAVAADDGDLYERAVRIQRLTTAANRTQGAADELQVDLEEFERWLSNQTVRYDEFADELDALEGSIEELTARAEEVASVLETATETHVTLNEDPMASWVDVSLRHRALGLLFDDLRAELETLREWPNTESTDGATDLQARLADLRTRWETTGDRLAAVGSDEARYTDFLEAFENDLDAYEPPIDWREVQSTLDDYRERVDGLA
- the phoU gene encoding phosphate signaling complex protein PhoU encodes the protein MARQAYQSRLQGLRDEVLYMGELVAEQLRTGFDALEGKDDELAQAVIDGDEEINGLYLELEKECIDLIALQQPVAGDLRFIASSFKIITDLERIGDLATNLGGYALQAERDAYPEVDIRRIGDATLEMLERALEAYANEDVDGCYDIADRDDEVDAMCQVASQTVVRSLLEADSLEQDVDETFQDVSRLFLTIRDLERVGDHAVNIAARTLYMVEQNDELLY
- the pstB gene encoding phosphate ABC transporter ATP-binding protein PstB — translated: MSETRQSQKASGTDSESGQPLQTVAGETEEQARPEWVDYEFDGEAKLTAEDLDVYYGDDHALKGVSMEIPENSVTALIGPSGCGKSTFLRCLNRMNDRIKSARIDGSVRLEGEEIYQDGVNLVELRKRVGMVFQSPNPFPKSIRDNISYGPRKHGDIEKGFLARLLGRSDEEAEAELVERCLTDAALWSEVKDRLDDNALGLSGGQQQRLCIARALATDPEVLLMDEPASALDPIATSKIEDLIHQLSEDYTVVIVTHNMQQAARISDQTAVFLTGGELVEFDDTDKIFEDPESQRVEDYISGKFG
- the phoU gene encoding phosphate signaling complex protein PhoU, producing the protein MPRDAYQDALETLRADVVAFGERVSDQLDDALRAIETDDDALATAVIEGDDAINERYLELEGDCIDLIALQQPVASDLRFVTASFKIITELERVGDLATNLSAYVHSVDSPHFPDVSLLDVGRLAREMVDEALDAYDGADPDRAAAVVERDDELDGLCERVAETVVLELVETTETFADDELADLLSEVNLLLLTLRDIERVGDHAVNIAARSFYMVTNRTTLLY
- the pstB gene encoding phosphate ABC transporter ATP-binding protein PstB — translated: MSDKETQTMAESTAGESADPTEEDMLVQTDVSESVEQARRPPAKTVIRAEGIDVYYNDVQALDGISMEIPENRVTAMIGPSGCGKSTFLRCVNRMNDLVDAARVEGNLYLRGKNVYDDDVDPVALRRRVGMVFQKPNPFPKSIYDNVAYGLEIQNKEGDYDAIVEESLKRAALWDEVKDKLDESGLDLSGGQQQRLCIARAIAPDPEVILMDEPASALDPIATSKIEDLIADLAEEYTVVIVTHNMQQAARISDKTAVFLTGGELVEFDDTQKIFENPESQRVEDYITGKFG
- a CDS encoding AbrB/MazE/SpoVT family DNA-binding domain-containing protein, with amino-acid sequence METRKLQQVGGGTYTVSIPKEWATARGLEAGTPVNLYSHLDGSIVVRSRAKDSDGLSTITVEVDGGREQVARALSAAQAVGFERVTLTAGEPFDAETCRAVRSLVRQFVGTELVDEQEGELTVRNLLDASDVSVRQSVVQLQYVALSVHEQATGSFVDADAGAYDRLCERETETDRLCGMVVRHFSRALVSLAEVDRVETSRPELFEYYETARRLRRVARNGVTIARAGRRLTEPLPETVAAELDVLSNTARGIVEGASNAVLEGRDTDRVHEILDTGTEARATLEAFEDALVADRSEMSASTTRDVVAVARCLDALRRTLDHGDAIGDVALQAAMRDDRL